A single Mustelus asterias chromosome 4, sMusAst1.hap1.1, whole genome shotgun sequence DNA region contains:
- the clec3a gene encoding tetranectin-like protein, which produces MAGAKLLCLVWVGVVIISLTSAQSRSKPSKSGKGKDDLRNEIDKLWREVNSLKEMQALQTVCLKGTKVHKKCYLVSRGPKSYHAANEDCIAQGGTLSIPRSSDEGNSLRSYAKKSLDGARDFWIGVNDMTTEGKFVDVNGLPVTYFNWDRSEPRGGTRENCVVASTSSQGKWSDDVCRSEKRYICEYLIP; this is translated from the exons ATGGCTGGAGCTAAACTCCTCTGTCTTGTTTGGGTCGGTGTGGTGATAATATCTCTGACCTCAGCCCAGTCCAGATCCAAACCATCAAAATCTGGCAAAG gaaaggatgattTAAGGAACGAAATTGACAAACTATGGCGAGAAGTGAATTCGCTGAAAGAAATGCAAGCACTGCAGACTG TTTGCCTGAAAGGCACAAAAGTTCACAAAAAATGTTATCTGGTGTCGAGAGGTCCAAAGAGCTACCACGCGGCCAATGAGGACTGTATCGCCCAAGGAGGGACTTTGAGTATCCCCCGAAGCAGTGATGAAGGCAATTCCCTCCGTAGCTACGCCAAGAAGAGCTTGGATGGGGCCAGGGACTTTTGGATCGGAGTCAACGACATGACCACCGAGGGCAAATTTGTTGATGTGAATGGATTGCCGGTTACTTACTTCAACTGGGATCGGAGCGAACCGCGCGGAGGGACGCGTGAGAATTGTGTGGTGGCCTCAACTAGCAGCCAGGGCAAATGGTCCGATGATGTGTGCCGCTCTGAGAAGAGATATATCTGTGAATACCTCATCCCTTAG